The Tripterygium wilfordii isolate XIE 37 chromosome 5, ASM1340144v1, whole genome shotgun sequence genome window below encodes:
- the LOC119998177 gene encoding nijmegen breakage syndrome 1 protein — MVWALLTTDPLSGEDNYYIFKKGIYKVGRKGCDIIINKDKGVSRVHAEIVVDAMTSLNPLHKNSDISSKVRIRDCSKYGTFINKNLGSREKVHEFPNKETTLTDGDLVSFGTGNATYRFSFVLLTFFVCYPETFEMNQLLEERITSIGACLTQFSQEFTHMLVDDLTPVKEVILDAIIGKKPLVLSTWVELLAQTRICSEIPSWSSYAPTLSVDGVSVKVVDSKTRGNCLARYSFLLEPADKYFFGHRLHSLLKLGGANVITKEEFCLNSQGFEYGEDNLVVCVIPRGSAEFNSSNKFSSLSRMNEMDLVCAILSGHLDPSMLISPSLVVLSSCSTDETVVADSDAEVETLTSPLAPANGRKEESPKDVSRVEISMDHATAKLEDIHAISSVDNSGGMIARNEKVDESGSSDVIYSQDLVVRDLNPAVSITSCMPDSGALNFKKFKKVNIESGNSFSNLIPFSKYPYQDSDNRDEEMSEFMKEEKKRKRLEATAEDLFNNEKGKRRRAAGSLHGLFTHG; from the exons ATGGTCTGGGCTCTCCTTACCACCGACCCCCTCTCAG GTGAAGACAATTACTACATCTTCAAGAAGGGAATTTACAAAGTGGGTCGAAAAG GTTGTGATATCATTATTAACAAAGAtaaaggagtttctcgagtcCACGCAGAGATAGTTGTTGATGCAATGACTTCATTGAATCCACTGCATAAGAATTCTGACATATCCTCCAAGGTTCGGATAAGAGATTGCTCAAAATATGGGACTTTTATAAACAAGAATCTTGGGTCAAGGGAAAAGGTTCATGAGTTCCCAAATAAAGAAACAACTCTGACGGATGGGGACCTTGTTTCTTTTGGAACTGGTAATGCAACCTACAG GTTCTCTTTTGTTCTGCTGACATTTTTCGTCTGCTACCCTGAAACCTTTGAAATGAACCAGTTGCTGGAAGAAAGAATTACATCAATTG GTGCCTGTCTTACTCAGTTTAGTCAAGAGTTCACGCACATGCTTGTTGATGATCTCACGCCAGTGAAAGAAGTTATACTTGATGCTATTATTGGCAAGAAGCCTTTGGTTCTTTCTACTTGGGTTGAG TTGCTCGCTCAAACACGCATTTGCTCGGAAATTCCTAGCTGGAGTTC ATATGCTCCAACATTGTCAGTGGATGGAGTATCAGTCAAGGTTGTGGACTCAAAAACTCGTGGAAATTGTTTGGCACGATATAGTTTTCTTTTGGAGCCTGCAGACAAG TACTTTTTTGGGCATAGGCTGCATTCACTACTGAAGCTGGGTGGTGCAAATGTGATTACCAAGGAAGAATTTTGTTTGAATAGCCAA GGGTTTGAGTATGGAGAAGATAATCTTGTTGTGTGTGTTATCCCTAGAGGATCAGCTGAGTTTAATAGCAGCAACAAATTCAGCTCATTATCTCGAATGAATGAGATGGATTTAGTATGTGCTATTTTGTCCGGACATCTGGATCCATCAATGTTGATATCACCATCTC TGGTTGTTTTGTCATCATGCTCGACAGATGAGACTGTGGTAGCAGATTCTGATGCTGAAGTGGAAACATTAACATCACCCCTTGCCCCTGCTAATGGACGTAAAGAAGAATCCCCCAAGGATGTTAGCAGAGTGGAAATATCAATGGATCATGCTACTGCCAAATTGGAGGATATCCATGCTATAAGTTCTGTGGATAATAGTGGTGGTATGATAGCACGAAATGAGAAGGTTGATGAGTCTGGAAGTTCTGATGTAATTTACAGTCAAGATTTAGTCGTTAGAGATTTGAATCCTGCTGTTTCCATCACATCTTGCATGCCAGATAGTGGTgctttgaatttcaaaaaattcaagaag GTTAACATTGAGTCTGGGAATAGTTTCAGCAACCTGATACCATTTTCAAAATATCCATATCA GGATTCTGACAACAGGGATGAGGAAATGTCTGAGTTcatgaaagaagagaaaaaacgAAAGCGACTGGAAGCAACTGCAGAAGATTTATTTAATAACGAAAAG GGGAAACGACGTCGAGCAGCTGGTTCTCTTCATGGACTTTTCACTCACGGTTGA